In the Verrucomicrobiota bacterium genome, GAGGAGGCAGGCGGCGACTTCGAGCTGGTTTTCCCGCACGGCGAAGTAAAGCGGTTTGCGATAAGCGTGTTGACAGCGTGCCAGCGAAGGGTCGCGGGCCAGCAAGTGTCTCACGGTTTCGAGATCGCCCGTGCGGCACGCGCGGAAGAGCGCCCAAACGTCCGTCCCACGTCCGGTGGACCACTTTAATGGTTGGTCCGATTTTAGAGCTTCAGGCTGGGTCATGGGTGGGTTGGGAGGAAGATTGGGAACACAGGTTGAGTTCGTCGAGTGGAGTCACCCTGCGCGCGGGGCCACGATAGAGAAGCCATGGGCAGCGTGGAAAGGAGGGGGAGCCAACGGCACGGCGGCTAGTCATGCCCAAGTGGAATGCAATCGCATGCATGTTCACCATGGCGAGAGGGAAATGAAAGCCTCTGACCTGAAGAAGTTGCGCGATCGAGCACCGTTCCGCGCTCTTCAACTGTACGTCGACCCTTGGGGGCAATGAACACCGCCTCACTCCGCCTTTGAGGCGCAATTCCGTTTCTCTTCTCAGCCGGAGAGGACCTGGCTGCTTTGCAGATCGATGGGGCCAGTGGAAGGCGAAGCTGGAGAAGGTTAGTCATGGTCTTGATTGTGGCGTGATGGTTCCTTTTCCCTAGTAATGTTTGTCAAGATCTTAAACGTGCCTCGCGGGGCGAGAGATAAAACGGTGTGATGCCCGTGTTGTGCGAACGGCCTCTAAATAAATTGCACTCCGCTAGGTCACACCGGGAGGTCGGATGGG is a window encoding:
- a CDS encoding ankyrin repeat domain-containing protein, whose translation is MTQPEALKSDQPLKWSTGRGTDVWALFRACRTGDLETVRHLLARDPSLARCQHAYRKPLYFAVRENQLEVAACLL